In Thermofilaceae archaeon, the following are encoded in one genomic region:
- a CDS encoding MBL fold metallo-hydrolase, with amino-acid sequence MAGLIVRPLGCGGWVSDPALGPPSLLVEAGGLRLLVDAGEGVYAALRRCGFEVTDLDLVLVTHKHGDHALGLPTLAMHARRSGARLRVIGPSDIDLRSLFASVGIPHYLEVLELNLLEPPAAPALAFEEGGVRVYAVAADHTVPSLAFRVEVGGLAVAFSGDTRPCRLIIELARGCKLLVHEVGGGLASEELAHEHGHSTLRDAVRIAVEAGVDYLMPFHFYLDPVALECEGVKLVLPVSCAPVDVAKLP; translated from the coding sequence GTGGCCGGGTTGATTGTGAGGCCTCTGGGCTGTGGGGGCTGGGTTTCTGACCCCGCGTTGGGGCCTCCCTCGCTGCTGGTTGAGGCTGGGGGGCTGAGGCTGCTGGTTGACGCGGGCGAAGGGGTTTACGCTGCGCTGAGGAGGTGTGGGTTTGAGGTTACGGATCTCGACTTGGTGCTCGTCACGCACAAGCACGGGGACCATGCTCTGGGTTTGCCGACGCTCGCGATGCACGCTAGGCGCTCTGGTGCGAGGTTGAGGGTGATCGGCCCCTCCGACATTGATTTGCGCTCGCTCTTCGCCTCGGTTGGGATCCCGCACTACCTGGAGGTGCTTGAGCTCAACCTTCTCGAGCCTCCCGCTGCCCCAGCTCTCGCCTTTGAGGAGGGAGGGGTGAGGGTTTACGCGGTCGCTGCAGACCACACTGTTCCCTCTCTCGCCTTCAGGGTGGAGGTGGGCGGCTTGGCCGTCGCTTTCAGCGGTGACACGAGGCCCTGCCGATTGATAATCGAGCTGGCGAGGGGCTGCAAGCTGCTGGTGCACGAGGTTGGTGGAGGATTGGCGAGCGAGGAGCTGGCGCACGAGCACGGCCACTCGACGCTCCGCGACGCGGTCCGCATCGCCGTTGAGGCTGGCGTCGATTACCTGATGCCCTTCCACTTCTACCTGGACCCAGTGGCTCTCGAGTGCGAAGGCGTTAAGCTGGTCCTCCCGGTGTCCTGCGCCC